From the genome of Alosa alosa isolate M-15738 ecotype Scorff River chromosome 20, AALO_Geno_1.1, whole genome shotgun sequence, one region includes:
- the LOC125285754 gene encoding LOW QUALITY PROTEIN: stathmin-like (The sequence of the model RefSeq protein was modified relative to this genomic sequence to represent the inferred CDS: inserted 2 bases in 1 codon): MASSGDIQVKELDKRASGQAFEVILGTPAPDAKGEFPLSPPKKKDLSLEEIQXKLEAAEERRKSHEAEVLKHLAEKREHEKEVLQKAQEENNNFSKLAEEKLNQKMEANKENREALLAAMSEKFKEKDKKIEEVRKNKETKEPEADTSAGN, from the exons ATGGCCTCTTCTGGTG ATATTCAGGTGAAGGAACTCGACAAGCGTGCCTCTGGGCAGGCATTTGAAGTAATCCTCGGAACCCCCGCCCCGGACGCCAAGGGCGAGTTCCCCTTGTCGCCCCCCAAGAAGAAGGACTTATCTTTGGAGGAGATCCA AAAACTGGAGGCTGCTGAGGAGAGGCGCAAG TCACACGAAGCCGAGGTTCTGAAGCACTTAGCTGAGAAGCGTGAGCACGAGAAGGAGGTGCTTCAGAAAGCTCAGGAGGAGAACAACAACTTCAGCAAGCTGGCTGAGGAGAAGCTCAACCAGAAGATGGAGGCCAACAAAGAAAACAGAGAAGCACTTCTGGCAGCTATGAGCGAGAAGTTCAAGGAGAAG GACAAGAAAATTGAAGAGGTCCGCAAGAACAAGGAAACCAAAGAGCCTGAGGCTGACACGTCTGCAGGAAACTGA